Part of the Cottoperca gobio chromosome 16, fCotGob3.1, whole genome shotgun sequence genome, GCTGCCTCGCACATGGACTCGAAGATTGATGACTCTATAAAGAAATATAGGGATGAATAAGCACAGATGCTTAATGTCATTAACATCTGTAAGTGGTTTATTGAAAGTGGTCTgccgtatatatatattctgcgCCTTATTGCCACTTAATCTGACTGTTTATGGCCTCTGTTCATATAAGCAACCGCTAACAGCTGAGGCATTACGCTCTATGCGCCAGCCAATCCTGAAGTGTGACCGCCCAATAAATGATTAATAGCATTTGACCAGCTGCggtgaaagagaaggaagataAGTGGAAGAAGTGGGATACAGAGCGCAGGTCTTCAGATGCTCAGGTGGAAGTTGTGACTTGCATCAGCACTGACAGAGAGGCAGCCCAACAGCTGGTCTGTATgtcaacagagacagagacggaggtCAGTGTGAGATGAGAAGAAGGATTTAACTCCAGTAATGTTAAACCGACGGGTTGTGAGAGTGAGGAATGTCCTGGTGCGAGAGTGCATGGCTGAGTTCTTGGGAACTTTTATCTTGCTGGTAAGTGACACTCAAGTTTTTTAATTGGCTTttggaatttattttttacttttttactagTTGTCTAATTTTAGGGACCATGCTGTTCCAGCGCATTTGGAGTTTCTTTATatccttttaaatgaatgaatttacTGAATTATATATTGACTATactgaatattatattcctaTTTTGATTTTGTTagtttacagtattttattttgttttttgagagAAAGTCAGATgtatacaaaaacattaatgaaCTAATAAGCTAAATCTAGCCATtacaaaatatgtcaaatgaTGTAAAGAAGTTATTTTCATGATCTATGTTGTAATTTACATAATTATCCAAACAGGCCTTCCACTTTTTTCACCCAATGTGCGGCAGGCTTTAATGGCATTTGCATAAATTGGAACGATACCATAACTCACCTTAATGACCCCGACctaaaattaatatataatacatccATGTCAATTAGAGATTAGTAGGCCATAAAGTTTCATCAGAAAAGAACCCTTAGTGCAGGTGTGGTTTTTATCagatgaatatataaatacatgtgtgtttaCTTCCTCTCATCTGTGGGGTTCAGGGTCAAATTCTTTCTTGTTTGGCCGTTTAGATAAGAAGAGGACAGTTTCATTACAAAGTCTAACTTTATGAGACAATATCAGTAATCACATTTTAACAAGCTCAATGTTTCTGTGAGAAGATAGTTTGACCTATAAATAATTACCTGATCACTAAGAGAGCAATAAGGCACTGCAGAATCTGGACGTGATGTTTGCCTGTACATTGAAGGATTGTTTCTTGTGTAGTGTAAAATATTTCACCTGACTTTTCATGcctttttggattttttttctttctcctctgtgaAGCTCTTCGGCTGCTCTGCCGCAGCTCAGGTAAAGACAAGCAGAGAAACTAAAGGTCAGTTCCTGTCAGTCAACATGGCCTTCTCTGTGGGCGTGATGTCAGCAATGTACCTCACCAAGGGCATCACAGGTAAATAAAATGGACACTTACTTTTCCTGTGATGTGATCTTTTAACTTAACATATTATTTGAAAGATGAACCGTATTTCTATTTCTGAATCACACTCTGAGTTAAAGCTTGTGTAGATAGCTTTGAGGAAGCCAACAAGGGTAAGCTAGAGATTTAAAATGATCCAACTGGAAAAACCCAGCCtgatgttgccaactcttttccaatgaaagtagcgAGCAGCACTATATCCAAAAGTCTGGCGAGTAAGTTGCCAAGTTGGCAAAACTGACAGCCCATCCCTCTAAAGCCACTTCACCAAAATCATcattataaacttaaaaaacaaacacggcTGTTGATAatactcacagctgtcaatctAGCAGCCTTTAGAGGAGTCCGATGACACACAATGAGCGCACGGGCAGAGTGCGTGCAGCTGGGTAGTGAGGTCGCCCGTCCATTCGGGCCGAATGAAATGAATGGACAGACAAATTGCAGTCTTGCGACAGCAACAGTTGccttatttttttctctttttggcagagcatttgatttattgattgctgttgggatgtaaagagtattttaaaaaatatttttccatTACTGCAGTGATTCACTGATGAGTACTCTGGATTTATCACACTAGTATAAAAGAAGCTGCATCAGGTTTGTCAAGGTCTTCACTCTGACAGATATCTACCAGTTGACACACTATAGGCTATAGCTACAAATGATCTAATATTTTAATTACCTTCCAATCTTTCTCTAGTAATTCACTTCTGTCTTCCGCTTCCTCcatcttctgtttttctctgtaggTGCTCATCTGAACCCGGCGGTGACTCTGAGTTTCTGTGTGTTGGGTCAGGTGCCCTGGGGAAGGCTGGTGCCATACTGCCTCTCCCAGCTGCTGGGGGCTTATCTGGCATCAGCGCTCGTCTATCTGGTCTACTATGGTTCGACTTTCTGGCACTTCAAACACTTTATCATTGACATACAGATAGGGTGATGAACTAAAGACAAGACCTGAATGAATGAgtagagaaatacaaaaaatgcTGACGTTTTGTACACTTTTTCAATCTGTCTCAGACGCTATAATGGCGTTTAGTGGAGGAGTTTTGACTGTCTATGGCCCAAATGAGACAGCATCTATATTTGCCACATATCCCTCAGAGTACATGACTTTGGGCAGAAGTTTCCTTGACCAGGTCAGTGGGAGGATGTGTGCAAACcttaatcattattttaatagctGTTCCTTTATTGAACTCTGCATTTATTTACACGTTTCATTAGGTGGTGGGCACTGGCATGCTGATGTTGTGCATCCTGTGTTTGGGTGAAAAGAGAAACACTCCAGCTCCCCCGGAACTGATTCCTGCTATAGTGGCAGCGATCGTCCTGGGGATCTCCATGTCAATGTCAGCCAACTGTGGGGGTGCGATAAAT contains:
- the aqp10a gene encoding aquaporin-10a, with product MLNRRVVRVRNVLVRECMAEFLGTFILLLFGCSAAAQVKTSRETKGQFLSVNMAFSVGVMSAMYLTKGITGAHLNPAVTLSFCVLGQVPWGRLVPYCLSQLLGAYLASALVYLVYYDAIMAFSGGVLTVYGPNETASIFATYPSEYMTLGRSFLDQVVGTGMLMLCILCLGEKRNTPAPPELIPAIVAAIVLGISMSMSANCGGAINPARDLGPRLFTLTAGWGTEVFTCYNYWFWVPLVAPLIGGVIGTFTYLIFIHWHLPDPDPPESLSSLSTISDKIKQPSTMWDNEVELKAARL